One Lentisphaera araneosa HTCC2155 DNA window includes the following coding sequences:
- a CDS encoding c-type cytochrome, whose translation MINFKNINQTKRGSRFSSLMLIGALGFCASSLNAGIKIPTKEIITPDYITEADLKIIAKSKHKKALAEGEKIYKQICFTCHGLKLEGAVGPSLKDGEWLHGSKPSDLVRNIAKGFSDKGMMAMETMYSKEQIESVAAYVLSHSSGMKDLAYEVRPGAGGLEKGLTQAAFKKGVLPKQLIQFDMMESDEAAVISYTGKMYFANNVNFGLLVTANSDFRITMANDILLESLNGKGADFNDKTRRACEGGWYPIRIDYLYRGKDSKFTATLSPRKQDKFELSADSKKLKTPPYFETIEEMPRVVRFDYKNLPPRSMAVGVPKGEYYALLNATNGGLYSVWKGKDFVESSGQRNGRAGSPAIIGDPQVFSSEKGVYLWDAKNEKNLDYKGYDVGESVVFRYEHEGVEIHITPQLKGAQFGLDIEFSAALKSPLVLNLGESKIKVSGGSVNQGAVQLPKGHSNTLKLSL comes from the coding sequence ATGATCAATTTTAAAAACATAAATCAGACCAAGCGAGGCTCACGTTTCTCAAGTCTCATGTTGATTGGAGCATTAGGTTTTTGTGCTTCAAGTTTAAATGCGGGTATAAAAATTCCTACTAAAGAAATCATTACTCCCGATTACATTACTGAAGCGGACTTGAAAATCATTGCTAAGTCAAAACACAAGAAAGCACTTGCTGAGGGTGAGAAAATTTATAAGCAGATCTGCTTTACCTGCCACGGCCTAAAGTTGGAAGGGGCGGTTGGTCCAAGTCTAAAAGACGGAGAATGGCTCCACGGCAGCAAACCTTCTGATTTGGTGAGAAATATTGCTAAAGGTTTCAGCGATAAAGGCATGATGGCTATGGAAACCATGTATTCGAAAGAGCAGATCGAGAGCGTTGCAGCCTATGTTTTGTCCCATAGTTCAGGCATGAAAGACCTCGCCTACGAAGTGCGACCTGGTGCCGGAGGCTTGGAAAAAGGCCTCACTCAAGCCGCATTCAAAAAGGGCGTACTTCCCAAGCAATTGATTCAGTTTGATATGATGGAGTCCGATGAGGCAGCCGTTATTTCCTACACGGGAAAAATGTACTTTGCCAATAACGTTAACTTTGGCTTACTGGTGACAGCTAATAGTGATTTTAGAATTACTATGGCAAACGACATTCTCTTAGAGAGTCTAAATGGCAAGGGTGCTGATTTTAACGATAAGACTCGCCGTGCCTGTGAAGGCGGGTGGTACCCCATTCGTATAGATTACCTTTACAGAGGTAAAGATAGCAAGTTTACTGCGACCTTGTCACCTCGTAAACAAGATAAGTTTGAACTCTCGGCCGATAGCAAAAAACTTAAAACACCTCCGTATTTTGAAACAATTGAAGAAATGCCTCGAGTCGTGCGTTTCGATTACAAAAACCTTCCACCAAGATCAATGGCAGTCGGTGTGCCCAAAGGCGAATATTACGCCTTGTTGAATGCGACAAATGGCGGCTTGTATTCCGTTTGGAAAGGCAAGGATTTTGTTGAATCTTCAGGTCAGCGTAATGGTAGAGCGGGCAGTCCAGCAATTATTGGTGACCCACAGGTCTTTAGCTCTGAAAAAGGCGTTTATCTCTGGGATGCAAAAAATGAGAAAAACCTCGATTACAAAGGTTATGATGTGGGTGAAAGTGTCGTTTTTCGCTATGAACATGAAGGCGTTGAAATCCATATCACCCCGCAACTTAAAGGAGCTCAATTCGGTCTCGATATTGAATTCTCCGCAGCCCTCAAATCACCTCTGGTCTTAAACTTAGGTGAGTCAAAAATAAAAGTATCGGGCGGATCCGTGAATCAAGGGGCCGTACAGTTGCCTAAAGGTCACTCAAACACCCTCAAGTTGAGTCTATAA
- a CDS encoding sulfatase-like hydrolase/transferase: MNNITFRILCIFAFAFAVNAKDLRPNIVLIMADDMGYECIGAHGGTSYKTPRIDKMAEEGILFEQCHAQAVCTPSRVKIMTGTSNVVNYMKFGKLDRREKTFGHYFQEAGYATAITGKWQLGTEDDSPLHFGFDEAFLWRHKLKSSVMGFTGEKRDSRFASPWIQHTQKIDGKIKSEAKQYPKMYGPDLTSDFACEFIEENKDKPFFLYYPMALVHCPFDVTPDSPDWATKNTGSPTYKGDAMYFPDMMAYTDKIVGKILDKLESLGLRENTLVIFTGDNGTDKPIVSMMGEKEIIGSKSQPIEWGTHVPFIATWPKSIPKGVRNSNLIDFSDVLPTICQAAGIATPNERNFTGRSFLDQLKDRKGNPREWLYCWYHPRDHQDVVSFTRTLQYKLYKTGEFFDVSKDLLEKNPLKESELNEVALKERAKLYQALMSFEDLEERRNTVYPGKKTKEGKIGLNDPCPCGKDVRYKKCCGKETYKTAKQKS; the protein is encoded by the coding sequence ATGAACAATATAACTTTTAGAATTTTATGCATTTTTGCTTTCGCTTTTGCGGTAAACGCAAAGGATCTTCGCCCCAATATTGTTTTAATTATGGCGGACGATATGGGCTATGAATGTATTGGAGCCCACGGCGGAACTTCCTACAAAACACCCCGCATCGATAAAATGGCCGAGGAGGGCATCCTTTTCGAGCAATGTCATGCCCAGGCAGTTTGCACTCCTTCACGGGTAAAGATTATGACTGGTACGAGCAATGTGGTCAATTACATGAAATTCGGTAAGCTCGACAGAAGAGAAAAAACTTTTGGCCATTATTTTCAGGAAGCGGGCTACGCAACGGCAATCACAGGGAAATGGCAACTTGGTACAGAGGATGACTCACCACTTCACTTCGGTTTTGATGAAGCCTTTTTGTGGAGACATAAATTAAAGAGCTCAGTCATGGGTTTTACGGGCGAAAAGCGCGATTCAAGATTTGCTAGCCCTTGGATTCAGCACACTCAGAAAATCGATGGAAAAATCAAGTCAGAAGCTAAACAGTACCCCAAGATGTATGGCCCAGACCTCACCTCTGATTTCGCTTGTGAGTTCATTGAAGAAAATAAAGACAAGCCATTTTTCCTCTATTATCCAATGGCCTTAGTTCATTGCCCCTTTGATGTGACGCCAGATTCACCGGATTGGGCAACAAAAAATACTGGTAGCCCCACTTATAAAGGGGATGCAATGTACTTCCCCGATATGATGGCCTATACGGATAAGATAGTAGGCAAAATTCTTGATAAACTTGAGAGCCTTGGGCTAAGAGAGAATACTTTAGTTATTTTTACTGGCGACAATGGTACGGATAAGCCCATTGTTTCTATGATGGGAGAAAAAGAAATTATCGGTTCAAAAAGCCAGCCCATCGAGTGGGGGACTCACGTTCCTTTTATCGCGACCTGGCCGAAGTCGATTCCCAAGGGTGTAAGAAACTCTAATCTTATTGACTTTAGTGACGTTCTACCGACTATTTGTCAAGCAGCGGGTATAGCAACTCCTAATGAGCGTAATTTCACCGGTCGTAGTTTCCTCGATCAACTCAAAGATAGAAAAGGCAATCCCAGAGAGTGGCTCTACTGCTGGTATCACCCAAGAGATCATCAAGATGTGGTATCATTTACTCGTACGCTTCAGTACAAACTCTATAAGACGGGTGAGTTCTTCGATGTTTCAAAAGACCTCCTCGAGAAAAACCCTCTGAAGGAATCTGAACTCAATGAAGTGGCCCTCAAAGAACGGGCAAAACTTTACCAAGCACTGATGAGTTTTGAAGATTTAGAAGAACGCCGCAACACAGTTTATCCCGGGAAGAAGACTAAGGAAGGGAAAATAGGACTCAATGACCCATGCCCATGTGGCAAAGATGTACGTTACAAAAAATGCTGTGGCAAAGAAACTTATAAAACGGCTAAACAAAAGTCTTAA
- a CDS encoding lactonase family protein yields the protein MKYLLNALIALIFLGPTVYAEQYFYLLNKKGKSIDQYLIQDQNGDLTFIKSLKFKKGLSSLAPANNGKYIYTISNSELQTLSVGEKGSLTVKGTGKVSLSGAGQLSADGRYYVMYHYRANQVSVQAMRDYVSTGKQVDLLTTTDHPHDIKFSNDGDFVFVPHNWDNRLYQFKFNKESGKLSPLAKPFITGPDLEKKGYANFRSLVQHPQQKVLYCTYEKGGGVVSLKYDKDGLEIWQEFSTVREATLANPSKLALSHDGRFLFISNRAGKDGNQGSIAVFSLDIDTGEILKRVGVYLNKAMNSREIIVDRSGKFLYSSSQKDKSTIIYHINNDGALKFFKELKIRGGPMIILER from the coding sequence ATGAAATACTTACTTAATGCTCTGATCGCGCTTATTTTTTTAGGACCGACGGTTTATGCGGAACAATATTTTTACCTTTTGAATAAAAAAGGTAAATCTATTGATCAATACCTAATTCAAGATCAAAACGGCGATTTGACTTTCATCAAAAGCTTAAAGTTTAAGAAGGGCCTTAGTAGTTTGGCACCAGCAAATAATGGGAAGTATATTTACACGATTTCAAATTCTGAACTACAAACTCTTTCTGTTGGTGAAAAGGGGAGCTTAACTGTGAAAGGTACAGGAAAAGTCTCATTAAGTGGTGCGGGGCAATTATCAGCTGATGGCCGTTATTATGTCATGTATCATTACCGTGCTAATCAAGTGTCGGTACAAGCAATGAGGGACTATGTTTCTACTGGGAAACAAGTTGATTTGCTCACTACAACAGACCATCCACATGATATTAAATTTTCGAATGATGGTGACTTTGTCTTTGTGCCCCATAATTGGGATAATCGATTGTACCAGTTTAAGTTCAACAAGGAGTCCGGCAAGTTAAGTCCTTTAGCTAAACCTTTTATTACGGGACCTGATTTGGAAAAAAAGGGCTATGCCAATTTTCGTAGTTTAGTTCAGCATCCTCAGCAGAAGGTGCTTTACTGTACTTACGAAAAAGGTGGTGGAGTTGTTTCTCTGAAATACGATAAAGATGGTCTTGAAATATGGCAGGAATTTTCAACTGTTAGAGAAGCTACTTTGGCTAATCCATCAAAGCTTGCCTTAAGTCATGATGGTCGTTTCCTTTTCATATCAAATAGAGCTGGCAAGGATGGCAATCAAGGAAGTATCGCAGTATTCAGTTTAGATATTGATACGGGGGAAATACTTAAAAGAGTTGGAGTTTATCTTAATAAGGCGATGAACTCTAGAGAGATAATAGTTGATCGATCTGGAAAGTTTTTATACAGTTCCTCACAGAAAGATAAGTCTACTATTATTTATCATATCAATAATGATGGCGCATTAAAATTCTTCAAAGAACTCAAGATTAGGGGTGGCCCAATGATCATTTTGGAGAGATAA
- a CDS encoding 3-keto-disaccharide hydrolase has translation MRSFLILSLFSFSIFAAEMNTLSDEQKSEGWQLLFDGKTTNGWVNYQSDKLNPLWVAEDGCLKLVKKGGGHMHSTSSFKDFELKLQWKISAGGNSGVFLRVTPKSASGSPEMQVLDNEKNGNGKDPKTSAGALYGIIAAPKGAVKAQGEWNQVHIIAKGKHYQFFLNGVKTADFDIDSEEFQKLKSQGKMAKKKTYGSNTEGHIGLQDHGKEVCFRNIMIKEL, from the coding sequence ATGCGATCATTTTTAATTCTCAGTCTCTTCAGTTTCTCCATTTTTGCAGCGGAGATGAATACCCTCAGTGATGAACAAAAGAGCGAAGGCTGGCAACTGCTTTTTGATGGTAAGACAACAAATGGCTGGGTTAATTACCAATCTGACAAACTCAACCCCCTATGGGTTGCCGAAGATGGCTGCTTAAAGCTAGTAAAAAAAGGTGGTGGCCACATGCACAGCACATCTTCATTTAAAGATTTTGAGCTCAAACTGCAGTGGAAGATCTCTGCAGGTGGCAATAGCGGCGTCTTCCTCAGAGTTACTCCCAAAAGCGCTTCCGGCAGCCCCGAAATGCAGGTCCTCGACAACGAAAAGAATGGCAATGGCAAAGACCCAAAGACCTCTGCTGGCGCACTCTACGGCATCATTGCTGCACCCAAAGGAGCCGTGAAAGCTCAGGGTGAATGGAATCAGGTACATATTATCGCCAAGGGCAAACACTATCAATTTTTCCTCAATGGTGTAAAAACTGCTGATTTTGATATCGATAGCGAGGAATTTCAAAAACTAAAGAGCCAAGGAAAAATGGCTAAGAAAAAGACTTATGGCAGTAATACCGAGGGTCACATTGGCCTTCAAGATCATGGTAAAGAAGTTTGCTTCCGCAACATTATGATTAAGGAGCTCTAA
- a CDS encoding arylsulfatase: MKCFLFALLFSLFAIKANEKPNVLLILVDDMGYSDIGCMGSEIPTPHLDSLASNGMLFTQAYNTAKCFSTRASLLSGVYFQQTDKDFTNTNLIAEVLKPQGYTSLWAGKHHASFDPRTRGFDRFYGFLGGAVSFWNPSMVQREGVGKPANIGESPWILDSDEKTLPFTPDKDWYATDAFTDKGIAWLEEYKDDKPFFLYMAYNAPHWPLHAHKEDIDLFKGKYDAGFEAIRAARFKRQMDENILGPSVKELAVPDWNEIWSELSPKEKEQYARRMEIHAAMMKNLDDNIGRLVTKLKEQGRLDNTLIFFLGDNGASPESPDGRVKNFDVNNLSGDETSYPSIRKSWAVTANTPLNLYKSSSFEGGTNTPMIVHWPKGIKKTGTNNHTPVHLVDIMPTLVELGGAEYKASEKIPPMQGVSMTALFKGESINRENPLFFQYAGGSALRDGDYKLVRRNYKKPWELYKVSTDRVEKHNLAKEMPEKVEAMNKAWQQKFKDMTGSSFTDHLKENEQKKKEKAAKIAKRKKK; the protein is encoded by the coding sequence ATGAAGTGTTTCTTATTCGCACTGCTTTTTTCACTTTTTGCGATCAAGGCTAACGAAAAGCCCAATGTACTTCTTATCCTCGTGGATGATATGGGATACTCGGATATCGGCTGCATGGGCTCAGAGATCCCCACCCCGCACCTCGACTCACTAGCCAGTAATGGCATGCTCTTTACCCAAGCCTACAACACGGCTAAATGCTTCTCAACACGCGCCTCACTCCTCAGTGGAGTTTATTTTCAGCAGACCGACAAAGACTTCACCAACACAAACCTCATTGCAGAAGTCCTTAAGCCACAGGGCTACACCAGCCTCTGGGCCGGCAAACACCACGCCAGTTTTGACCCGCGCACGAGGGGTTTCGACCGCTTTTACGGTTTCCTCGGTGGAGCGGTCAGCTTCTGGAACCCCAGCATGGTTCAGCGAGAAGGTGTAGGCAAACCTGCCAACATCGGTGAATCTCCTTGGATTCTCGACAGCGATGAAAAAACCCTGCCTTTCACGCCTGATAAAGATTGGTATGCGACAGATGCTTTTACTGACAAAGGCATTGCTTGGCTGGAAGAATACAAAGATGATAAACCTTTCTTCCTCTACATGGCTTATAACGCTCCGCACTGGCCCCTTCATGCTCACAAAGAAGATATCGACTTATTCAAGGGCAAGTACGACGCTGGCTTTGAAGCCATTCGTGCGGCTCGTTTCAAACGCCAAATGGATGAAAATATTCTCGGCCCATCTGTAAAAGAATTAGCCGTACCAGATTGGAATGAAATTTGGTCAGAACTTAGCCCCAAAGAAAAAGAGCAGTATGCTCGCCGTATGGAAATCCATGCAGCGATGATGAAAAACCTCGACGACAATATTGGTCGCCTCGTGACTAAACTTAAAGAACAAGGTCGCCTAGATAATACCCTCATCTTTTTTCTTGGCGATAATGGTGCCAGCCCCGAAAGCCCTGACGGTCGTGTTAAAAACTTTGATGTGAATAACTTATCCGGTGATGAAACGAGTTACCCTTCCATTCGCAAAAGCTGGGCTGTAACGGCAAATACACCACTCAATCTCTATAAGTCTTCTTCTTTCGAAGGAGGAACCAATACGCCAATGATCGTTCATTGGCCCAAAGGAATTAAAAAGACAGGGACAAATAACCATACTCCTGTGCACTTAGTCGACATTATGCCCACACTTGTTGAACTTGGTGGTGCTGAATACAAAGCGAGTGAAAAAATCCCTCCCATGCAGGGGGTTTCCATGACTGCTCTATTCAAAGGCGAGTCCATCAATCGCGAGAATCCGCTCTTTTTTCAGTATGCTGGCGGTTCAGCTCTTCGCGATGGTGATTACAAACTCGTAAGAAGAAACTACAAAAAACCCTGGGAGCTTTACAAAGTGTCCACTGATCGTGTTGAAAAACATAATCTCGCCAAAGAAATGCCTGAAAAAGTTGAGGCCATGAATAAAGCCTGGCAGCAAAAATTCAAAGATATGACTGGCAGCTCCTTTACGGATCACCTCAAGGAAAATGAACAGAAAAAGAAAGAAAAAGCCGCAAAAATTGCGAAAAGAAAAAAGAAATAA
- a CDS encoding RNA polymerase sigma factor, which translates to MSDKPDQFLTRETLLSRAKNQDDATAWEDFVNYYKDFIFIVIRHMNIPYNDCEDLIQETLLKIWKNLQKFDVDNDRAKFRTWLSTVVRNTVLNYIDKKNRNYKKQERVREEQEVRPELFNQSKDGQLDEFIEKEWQVYVTNLAMKKITPLFSPQAIEAFQRSLDGESTESIAEKLNIKPNSVYKLKNRVKGRLILEIKALKRELEP; encoded by the coding sequence ATGAGCGATAAGCCAGACCAATTTCTCACAAGAGAAACACTACTTAGCCGTGCAAAGAACCAGGACGATGCCACTGCATGGGAAGACTTTGTTAATTACTACAAGGATTTCATATTCATTGTCATTCGGCACATGAATATTCCTTACAATGATTGTGAGGACTTGATCCAAGAAACCTTGCTCAAAATTTGGAAAAACCTACAAAAATTTGACGTGGATAATGACCGCGCCAAATTCCGCACTTGGTTGAGTACGGTGGTTCGAAACACTGTTCTCAATTATATCGACAAGAAAAATCGCAACTACAAGAAGCAGGAACGCGTTCGCGAAGAGCAAGAAGTACGACCCGAATTATTTAATCAATCTAAGGATGGGCAACTCGACGAATTTATCGAAAAGGAATGGCAAGTTTACGTCACTAACTTGGCGATGAAAAAGATCACGCCCCTCTTCTCTCCTCAAGCAATAGAAGCTTTCCAAAGAAGTTTGGATGGCGAGAGCACCGAAAGTATTGCCGAAAAACTCAACATTAAACCTAACTCAGTTTACAAACTCAAGAACCGCGTCAAAGGTCGCCTCATTCTTGAAATCAAAGCCCTCAAACGCGAACTCGAGCCCTAA
- a CDS encoding protein kinase domain-containing protein codes for MTDNKVDMDYRLLDFYDEVDEDESALLEDSAPIYYELMGLPKRYTDFSFLAKGGMKQVSKVFDQKSNRHVAYAQLLPESPRELYEPFLREGRLTALLEHPNIITIHDVGVDRNELPYFTMEIMTGQTLAEIIKQLNAKDPTCQYSQDDLLRIFIKICDAISYAHSKGVLHLDIKPENIQVGQFGEVIICDWGLGKIIGSEEEEEKDFDELLLNPDLLNNMTLDGVIKGTPGFMAPEQIHKMCDMSEQTDIYSLGSILYTILCLKSPIEAENTKEALAKTTQGEFLLPSERLPDSPVPKSLEAVISKAMERNPEDRYESCVQLKSELEKYLSGHATHAENAGIIKLLSLLYKRNKTLSITIISAITLFTIGVIISFKSLKQREQVAQNAKLLAEENLQKYKISQEEKEKVRARLQSNLLENFKEFRSTANLRVSAKKMQQAILNDPENKKLWLELGNTYFMMQDFEKSIEAFEKSGAKKDFLLMRIAKKYKDRKGNRRLLSGDDLGALFRDINNPIRWPVKRTMLLFDSITRANHDDHTVVVKSLLEEFNPEWNGAFKYSVRHSLLITGPHLKTLAKFDHQNTPYCLLSTLKINSLHLYKTSFSDLHQIRGLNINKLDIRGTKVSDLSPLQFQTKIRILIILPGQFTKEQLKQLPSWIAYRQETYEKSPIKGLNK; via the coding sequence ATGACAGATAACAAAGTAGATATGGATTACCGTCTTCTCGACTTCTACGATGAAGTCGATGAAGACGAAAGTGCTCTTCTAGAGGACTCTGCCCCCATCTACTATGAGCTCATGGGGCTTCCCAAGCGCTATACCGATTTTTCATTCCTCGCCAAAGGGGGTATGAAGCAGGTATCAAAAGTTTTTGATCAAAAATCCAATCGTCATGTGGCTTATGCTCAGCTCCTTCCCGAATCACCTCGCGAGCTCTACGAACCCTTCTTGAGAGAAGGTCGCCTCACAGCTTTACTCGAACACCCCAATATTATCACCATCCACGATGTGGGAGTCGACCGTAATGAGCTTCCTTACTTTACGATGGAAATCATGACTGGTCAGACCCTTGCCGAGATCATAAAACAACTCAATGCCAAAGACCCGACTTGTCAATACAGTCAGGATGACCTCCTGCGAATTTTTATTAAAATCTGCGATGCGATTTCCTATGCTCATTCTAAAGGCGTCTTGCACCTAGATATAAAACCCGAAAATATTCAGGTGGGCCAATTTGGTGAAGTGATCATCTGTGATTGGGGACTCGGTAAAATCATTGGCTCAGAAGAGGAAGAAGAAAAAGATTTTGATGAGCTCCTACTGAATCCCGATCTTCTGAACAACATGACCCTAGATGGCGTCATCAAGGGAACGCCAGGCTTCATGGCCCCTGAACAAATCCACAAAATGTGTGATATGTCTGAACAAACCGATATCTATTCTCTCGGATCAATTCTCTACACAATTCTTTGCCTCAAGAGTCCCATTGAAGCAGAAAATACCAAGGAAGCGCTGGCAAAAACAACCCAGGGAGAATTTTTACTCCCCAGTGAACGCCTGCCGGATTCTCCTGTGCCAAAAAGTTTGGAAGCGGTCATTTCAAAGGCCATGGAAAGAAATCCAGAAGATCGCTACGAATCTTGTGTGCAACTTAAGAGTGAACTAGAAAAATACCTCTCTGGTCATGCCACCCATGCAGAAAACGCCGGTATCATCAAACTCTTAAGCCTTCTCTACAAACGTAATAAAACCTTGTCAATCACCATTATCAGTGCCATCACTTTGTTTACCATCGGCGTGATCATTTCTTTCAAATCACTCAAACAGCGTGAGCAAGTTGCGCAGAACGCAAAATTACTTGCCGAAGAAAACCTCCAAAAATACAAAATCTCTCAGGAAGAAAAAGAAAAAGTTCGAGCTCGGCTACAAAGTAATCTCTTGGAAAACTTTAAAGAATTTCGCTCCACTGCAAACCTTAGAGTTTCCGCGAAAAAAATGCAACAAGCCATACTCAATGACCCAGAAAACAAAAAATTGTGGCTGGAACTAGGCAATACTTATTTTATGATGCAGGATTTTGAGAAAAGTATCGAGGCTTTTGAAAAGTCAGGTGCCAAGAAAGATTTTTTACTTATGCGCATCGCGAAAAAATATAAAGATCGCAAAGGCAATAGACGCTTATTGAGTGGTGATGATTTAGGGGCGTTATTTCGCGATATAAATAATCCTATTCGTTGGCCGGTAAAGCGCACCATGCTCTTATTTGATTCAATTACCCGTGCAAATCACGATGACCATACAGTGGTGGTCAAATCTCTATTGGAAGAATTTAACCCAGAATGGAATGGCGCCTTTAAATATAGTGTCAGGCACTCACTCCTTATCACGGGTCCCCATTTAAAAACACTCGCTAAATTTGATCACCAAAACACCCCCTATTGCTTATTAAGCACTCTGAAAATCAATTCACTGCACCTCTACAAAACATCTTTTTCTGACCTGCATCAAATCCGTGGTCTCAACATCAATAAACTGGATATACGAGGTACGAAAGTCAGCGACTTAAGTCCTCTACAATTCCAAACAAAAATTCGTATCTTAATTATTCTGCCGGGTCAATTCACTAAAGAACAGCTCAAGCAGCTCCCTTCCTGGATTGCCTATCGTCAAGAAACTTATGAAAAGTCCCCGATTAAAGGACTTAATAAATAA
- a CDS encoding DUF1559 domain-containing protein, whose product MKKFTLIELLVVVAIIGILASLLLPALGKARKTAMKAICVNNNKQIVTALFMYTDDHDQYFPTNYTTGTGDNVGWTDRIFSYLNIDLTDNQYKNRSPGISEGKNQVTSFPTFACPEFVPSGNNPSHPITSYGPTKYGLTNSGNVKAQHRGWMAGDHDGTQVSMKITQLNNDALMIGEGVEKVIGTGSNANIQIDDFQDKVSDLDFWLHDGYKTNWGMSDGSVRYINFMQTTFPLFDAWSTSDVQETLWDCWK is encoded by the coding sequence ATGAAAAAATTCACCTTAATTGAACTCTTAGTAGTCGTGGCCATCATAGGAATTTTAGCCTCTTTACTTTTACCAGCTTTAGGAAAGGCACGTAAGACAGCAATGAAAGCGATATGTGTCAATAATAATAAACAGATTGTGACTGCTTTATTTATGTACACTGATGATCATGACCAATATTTTCCAACTAATTATACGACAGGGACGGGTGACAATGTTGGTTGGACAGATAGGATTTTTTCCTACTTAAATATAGACTTAACTGACAATCAGTATAAAAATCGTTCACCAGGTATTAGCGAAGGAAAAAATCAAGTCACAAGTTTTCCTACTTTTGCCTGTCCTGAATTTGTGCCTTCAGGTAATAACCCAAGCCATCCTATAACCTCCTATGGACCAACGAAGTATGGCCTAACAAATTCAGGTAACGTTAAAGCCCAGCACAGGGGATGGATGGCTGGTGACCATGATGGTACACAAGTAAGTATGAAAATTACTCAGCTCAATAATGATGCGCTCATGATTGGGGAAGGTGTGGAAAAAGTTATTGGGACGGGATCAAATGCCAATATTCAAATCGATGATTTTCAAGATAAAGTGAGTGACCTAGATTTTTGGCTACATGATGGTTATAAAACCAATTGGGGCATGAGTGACGGGTCCGTTCGGTATATAAACTTTATGCAAACCACTTTCCCTCTGTTTGACGCTTGGTCGACTAGTGATGTTCAAGAGACACTGTGGGATTGCTGGAAATAA